From Triticum aestivum cultivar Chinese Spring chromosome 4A, IWGSC CS RefSeq v2.1, whole genome shotgun sequence, a single genomic window includes:
- the LOC123088036 gene encoding uncharacterized protein, giving the protein MATSPALLSRQYARPSHPLPRQLLAPSPVAVAASPAVRLRVRRGPTPAQAKFGKFDAADAPTEAGPTAPATSEADGAAGKAVLEDDSCLPSDLEGAIWQSGKASADFVNSGGMRGIAELLIPQLEFLNQEGAQAEVWALSRILLDTLAEETGQVVKAVFPDAGVAALLKHQWKDAKFKCASLSDRKPVDTDDGVVVMIIPDHQMLESVERIASQLADDPIRPLVMWNPRLVSGDVGVGYNVRNLRRNFLSTFTTVYSMRPLPTGAIFRCYPEKWKVFYDDPKRPNRYLLARESSSRPDATDIEIIFGGGGASEQPEEEPSMMTNVMAAFSSVSRFMRVISK; this is encoded by the exons ATGGCGACCTCGCCGGCGCTGCTCTCGCGGCAGTACGCGCGCCCCTCCCATCCTCTCCCCCGCCAGCTCCTCGCGCCTTCGCCCGTCGCCGTCGCAGCCTCCCCTGCGGTGCGGCTGCGCGTCCGCCGCGGGCCTACCCCGGCCCAAGCCAAGTTCGGCAAGTTCGACGCCGCCGACGCTCCCACGGAGGCCGGGCCGACTGCGCCGGCGACATCGGAGGCCGACGGCGCGGCGGGGAAGGCGGTGCTGGAGGACGACAG TTGCCTGCCGTCGGATCTGGAGGGCGCGATATGGCAGTCGGGGAAGGCGAGCGCCGATTTCGTCAACTCCGGCGGCATGCGAGGAATT GCAGAGCTGCTGATCCCTCAGTTGGAGTTCCTCAACCAGGAAGGAGCGCAGGCTGAGGTCTGGGCGCTGTCGAGGATACTCCTCGACACACTCGCGGAAGAGACCGGCCAG GTAGTTAAGGCCGTCTTCCCTGACGCTGGAGTGGCTGCCCTTCTCAAGCACCAGTGGAAAGATGCAAAGTTCAAGTGTGCTAG TCTTAGCGACCGAAAGCCAGTTGATACTGATGACGGAGTTGTTGTTATGATTATCCCTGACCACCAGATGCTTGAATCTGTTGAACGCATCGCATCTCAACTCGCTGATGATCCC ATAAGACCTCTTGTCATGTGGAACCCACGTCTTGTTAGTGGAGATGTTGGAGTGGGATATAATGTTCGGAATCTACGCAGAAATTTCTTAAG TACTTTTACCACTGTTTACTCGATGAGGCCGCTGCCTACCGGTGCAATCTTCAGATGCTATCCTGA AAAGTGGAAAGTGTTTTATGATGATCCAAAAAGACCCAACCGGTATTTGCTTGCCAGAGAATCTTCAAGTCGTCCTGATGCAACAGATATTGAG ATAATATTTGGCGGTGGCGGCGCCAGCGAGCAACCTGAAGAGGAGCCTTCGATGATGACCAATGTCATGGCCGCGTTTAGCTCCGTGAGCCGGTTTATGAGGGTCATCTCCAAGTGA
- the LOC123088037 gene encoding iron-sulfur assembly protein IscA, chloroplastic isoform X1, translated as MALASGTTARPLLGRLPGTARPHLAVSPSPSAPASSVRFAARSGGSRAVSLRASAPPAAATATPGSIAPAISLTEKALKHLNRMRAEKNEDLCLRIGVKQGGCSGMSYTMEFESRGSANPDDSVIEYEGFTIVCDPKSLLFMFGMELDYSDALIGGGFNFQNPNATKTCGCGKSFATSKEMQSTATACNN; from the exons ATGGCGCTCGCATCCGGCACCACGGCCCGCCCGCTCCTCGGCCGCCTCCCCGGCACGGCGCGGCCCCACCTCGCCGTCTCCCCCTCGCCCTCCGCGCCCGCGTCCTCCGTCCGATTCGCCGCCCGCAGCGGGGGCTCCCGCGCCGTCTCCCTCCGCGCCTCCGCGCCGCCAG CAGCTGCAACAGCAACGCCTGGTAGCATTGCACCAGCCATCTCATTGACAGAGAAGGCCCTGAAGCATCTGAACAGAATGAGGGCCGAAAAGAATGAAGATCTCTGTTTGAGGATTGGAGTTAAACAAGGTGGATGTTCTGGCATGTCTTACACCATGGAGTTTGAGAGCCGAGGAAGCGCCAACCCTGACGATTCAGTCATCGAGTATGAGGGTTTCACAATAG TCTGTGACCCAAAGAGCCTTCTCTTCATGTTTGGAATGGAGCTGGACTACAGCGACGCTCTCATCGGGGGCGGCTTCAACTTCCAGAACCCAAACGCGACGAAGACGTGCGGGTGCGGCAAGTCGTTTGCGACCAGCAAGGAAATGCAGAGCACAGCAACTGCCTGCAACAACTGA
- the LOC123088037 gene encoding iron-sulfur assembly protein IscA, chloroplastic isoform X2: protein MALASGTTARPLLGRLPGTARPHLAVSPSPSAPASSVRFAARSGGSRAVSLRASAPPAATATPGSIAPAISLTEKALKHLNRMRAEKNEDLCLRIGVKQGGCSGMSYTMEFESRGSANPDDSVIEYEGFTIVCDPKSLLFMFGMELDYSDALIGGGFNFQNPNATKTCGCGKSFATSKEMQSTATACNN, encoded by the exons ATGGCGCTCGCATCCGGCACCACGGCCCGCCCGCTCCTCGGCCGCCTCCCCGGCACGGCGCGGCCCCACCTCGCCGTCTCCCCCTCGCCCTCCGCGCCCGCGTCCTCCGTCCGATTCGCCGCCCGCAGCGGGGGCTCCCGCGCCGTCTCCCTCCGCGCCTCCGCGCCGCCAG CTGCAACAGCAACGCCTGGTAGCATTGCACCAGCCATCTCATTGACAGAGAAGGCCCTGAAGCATCTGAACAGAATGAGGGCCGAAAAGAATGAAGATCTCTGTTTGAGGATTGGAGTTAAACAAGGTGGATGTTCTGGCATGTCTTACACCATGGAGTTTGAGAGCCGAGGAAGCGCCAACCCTGACGATTCAGTCATCGAGTATGAGGGTTTCACAATAG TCTGTGACCCAAAGAGCCTTCTCTTCATGTTTGGAATGGAGCTGGACTACAGCGACGCTCTCATCGGGGGCGGCTTCAACTTCCAGAACCCAAACGCGACGAAGACGTGCGGGTGCGGCAAGTCGTTTGCGACCAGCAAGGAAATGCAGAGCACAGCAACTGCCTGCAACAACTGA
- the LOC123088035 gene encoding probable WRKY transcription factor 61: MIKGDQRQLGSHEDRLKDQAQEDKIASTRAEMGEVRKENERLKTMLSWMVEDHRSLQKQFDVFHQQGRGKNLAVGSPEHTSPTDGVKDPRFFALGLGTSASASTSRQNLGEEIRTGTNNPDGKGVSLGLSSGCKAVGAAGQSEMKVQPDVLTLSPGGSSEEDAATETTTTSSKAAKNPRSTGGGAEAEEEVAQQPLAKKARVSVRARCDTPTMNDGCQWRKYGQKISKGNPCPRAYYRCTVATGCPVRKQVQRCAEDMSILITTYEGAHNHPLSASAAAMASTTSAAASMLMSGSSTSLGFPSAASSLHGHRFGLPAASDASSSQMGGRPFFLPTATGASISATPSYPTITLDLTSQAASQQAFSLSNSNRFSSSFSGAHGHSSSAGRYPSTSFSFSGSGASNLPGFTAWPAGVGSYMSYGSSSAALYNGAGKSSFEDALSGINGRQQASVASLYQPAQVQQRAAQLSGGGTGTAAPIVPTDTIAKAITSDPGFHTALAAAITSYVGKPAAGGGKGLEWGEHLGLGPSSAACSSALLARSTGAAPSGSPHGKKMPFLQPSLALSGSTTSATASTPPVKSREHTN; the protein is encoded by the exons ATGATCAAGGGAGACCAGAGGCAGCTTGGCAGCCATGAAGATCGGCTGAAAGATCAG GCTCAAGAAGACAAGATTGCGTCCACGAGGGCAGAGATGGGCGAAGTGAGAAAAGAGAACGAGAGGCTGAAGACGATGTTGTCATGGATGGTGGAGGACCATCGATCCCTTCAGAAGCAGTTCGATGTTTTCCACCAGCAAGGACGAGGCAAAAACCTCGCCGTGGGCTCACCGGAGCACACATCGCCCACCGACGGCGTCAAGGACCCCAGATTCTTCGCATTAGGCCTCGGAACGAGTGCGAGCGCGAGCACGAGCAGGCAGAACTTGGGAGAAGAGATCAGGACCGGCACTAATAATCCAGATGGCAAGGGCGTCTCTCTTGGACTTTCATCAGGCTGCAAAGCTGTTGGTGCAGCTGGTCAAAGTGAGATGAAGGTGCAGCCGGATGTGCTGACGTTGAGCCCTGGAGGCAGCTCCGAGGAGGACGCCGCCACAGAGACGACAACAACATCGAGCAAAGCAGCAAAGAACCCGAGGAGCACCGGTGGTGGCGCagaggccgaggaggaggtggcccaGCAGCCACTGGCCAAGAAGGCAAGGGTGTCGGTGAGGGCACGGTGTGACACACCAACG ATGAACGATGGGTGCCAGTGGAGGAAGTATGGGCAGAAGATATCGAAGGGGAACCCATGTCCACGCGCCTACTACCGCTGCACCGTCGCAACAGGGTGCCCCGTCAGGAAACAG GTGCAGAGATGTGCGGAAGACATGTCGATCCTGATCACCACCTACGAGGGCGCGCACAACCACCCGCTCTCCGCCTCCGCAGCCGCCatggcctccaccacctccgccgccgcgtCCATGCTCATGTCAGGCTCCTCCACCTCGCTCGGCTTcccctccgccgcctccagccTCCACGGCCACAGGTTCGGCCTCCCGGCGGCCAGCGACGCCTCCTCCAGCCAGATGGGTGGCCGGCCGTTCTTCCTCCCGACCGCCACCGGCGCGTCCATCAGCGCCACGCCGTCGTACCCCACCATCACCCTCGACCTCACCTCGCAGGCCGCCTCGCAGCAGGCCTTCTCCCTCAGCAACAGCAACAGGTTCTCCTCCAGCTTCAGTGGCGCCCACGGCCACAGCAGCAGCGCTGGTAGGTACCCTTCCACGAGCTTCTCCTTCTCCGGCTCCGGCGCAAGCAACCTGCCCGGCTTCACCGCGTGGCCGGCCGGCGTTGGATCATACATGAGCTACGGATCGTCGTCCGCCGCGCTCTACAACGGCGCCGGCAAGAGCTCGTTCGAGGACGCGCTGAGCGGCATCAACGGAAGGCAGCAAGCCTCGGTGGCGTCCCTCTACCAGCCGGCGCAGGTGCAGCAGAGAGCGGCTCAGTtgagcggcggcggcacgggcacGGCGGCGCCGATCGTGCCCACCGACACGATCGCCAAGGCGATCACGTCGGACCCGGGCTTCCACACGGCGCTCGCGGCCGCCATCACGTCGTACGTCGGCAAACCGGCTGCCGGAGGCGGCAAGGGGCTCGAGTGGGGGGAGCACCTCGGGCTGGGCCCGTCGAGTGCGGCGTGCTCGTCGGCGCTGCTGGCACGGTCGACGGGGGCGGCACCGAGCGGTTCTCCGCACGGCAAGAAGATGCCGTTCTTGCAGCCGTCGCTGGCACTCTCGGGCTCCACCACCAGTGCTACTGCTTCCACCCCACCTGTGAAAAGCAGGGAGCACACTAATTAG